The Lytechinus variegatus isolate NC3 chromosome 7, Lvar_3.0, whole genome shotgun sequence genome includes the window TCGTTTTATGCACttttgattttgatagtcaataaaataaaatggtaATTTATTCGGAGTATTTTAATGTTGAGTCTTTCTGTAACACAATGGTAAAGATATGGTTTGTCCAAGATATTTTATCAGTGATTATCACattgtcacatctccacttgttctaatgtattttattatatgaaattaggtttattcaatttttttcctccaagaactagaaaaattggattgacaactgatttagtgcattagatatttattgctgcaacttgtttcattataagggagactaTTCACTCAAGTATGAAATAGTGAAAAAATATGGTTTCATGTAATagcataagaaaacggaaagtggagatgtgacatcatcagcccacctaatgaatattcatgacgactgttttcacaaaatatcgctaaactttaaacttcaataactttattatttgttatccgattatgatgaaattttcggcattttgctcagtgaactcttttcagcccggaccatccctttaaactgAAACCGAGTTGGAACAAGTATATAGCTTCACTAAGTAAAAGTGTTCCGTATAATAGATGAAGATAGGAGAGagggaaaaacaaaacaacaaaaaaatcagtcaGCCAGCCAAGGAAGGTCATTTTGGTAAAGAAAGTCATAGGACTGATCCCCATCATCAAATTAAAAGACAAAAGAGCATTTAGCGTGGTCCCTTTaagttattgttttgtttgtttttccttttttttaataagtttttatttttcattcaattaacagagtataataaatataatgataataaatgaaacaatatacagtgcatcacagaaaaagaatgaaaacgTAATTTAgtatattctttaaaatatcattattaatacaCTTGCTTTATGATATGTACATGAATAGAAAGAtgtttctcttctttcattattttgagaaCAATCTCGAGAAGAATCTCAATGTTCATAATGCACGCATGACTGAGTTGGAAAGAGTAGTGTAGATTATAAGCATGATAAATTAAAAATCACCTACATACAGACATAGTAATGTATGCATTGTCCAATTGTAAACTTTTAGCGCTCTCAATAATAACTCATCTCAATGatctcatacatgtattttcatttcttaaagCCCCATGCACTTTCAATGCACCGTTATAGCACGACCATAGTCATGATAGTTGTTTCCTTTCTTATTAGATATTAGGGCTATTGTACTTATGATTCTTAACACAAATCCCCTATCATGTTCGCATTTCCCTTTAATTGAAATAACTTTAATTTTCATCTCTGCAGATTAAGTTTACCTTATAAAAGTTCAAATCCGGGTCCcaattcatacaaaataatttgtatCGTTTTCACCACATCTGCTAGTTATAAATGTTCctactacactctaaattccaaggatttaacataaatccagatcggctgtgaatagtgatcAGCCGGATATAAGATTAAGATTCAAACCATCAGGATTTAAACATGAagctaaaagatttgaatttaaatcatttgagatttaaaagtcctaaatattaaaaatgaataaaaaaatattggctgGTCACCATTCACAGTCGATCTGAAATTACTTGAAATCCTTGGAATTAGAGTGTAATgagtatttaattttttataatgatttcGGAATCGTGTAACCAAAGAGGGATGTATCTGCGACATATCGTTTTGAGAACTTAGAAATTTGGGAAGGGGTAATCTCTTGGAGGTATCTCTTCATTACGTCGATATCAAGAGGAGAATCATCCAGCTGAACTTTAGTGACGTTTATATCCAAACCATATCTTCTCGTGATTATTTTGATATCTTCCTGAAATGTCTCATACTTTCCAAGGAATCCATAGTCAACTCCACAGAGATGACATAGACGGTATATCTCTCTCCATCTGTCCTCACCTTTCCCTAACAACCTGTTTGTCGAACTCGAAACATGATCTACAAAATCTGGAAAAGAAACCGAATAGTTGGAATGGTCATCTTTCGCTGAATGACGTTTCTCTTGTTTAATTTTTGAAGTGAAGATTCGTCTTATCTCTTTGACTGATTCGTCAATCTCAGACAATTGCcctttttgttcaaatattgTTAAAAACGCAGAAAGTAGCCTATAATACGGATTCCTCGTAAAGATAAAAGATGAATATTCCTGTAATATCGACTTGACTTTCTCTGTTTTATATTGACTCAACAGGCGAGGTGTTCGTCGATTCTCAACTCCATCATCATGCTCCTGGTGGATGCGGCCATCATGCAATCcccaaattttctttaatgtgTTGCAGCCAGCGTGTGGTATGCAACAATAAAACAACTTCAACTCTTCCATCACGATAAAATGATCTAGGGTGGACACTTGTTTGGGATTGAGATGGTTGTACAAACGGAATGAAGGAGGCATCATCATGGCCTTACATCCGCTTATAAGAGCTTCCTTCCTCCTATTCTATCAGATCAAAGagaataagaaaagaaacatacaGCTTATCTGAggaaaaacaaagtaaaatgatTCTGGGCTTCTCAATTATGTTCATTGTTCTTCAAGTGATTATAATAACAGGCAAAAGCCCCCTCAACCAATCATTTAGTTCCAAAGCAACTTTGTTCAATGCAATTCATCATGATGATACATAAAGCCTCAATACAAGAGATGTTTCTCAACATATACCATGAAGGATAAATGTGCAAGTTCCATCATAATTTGCCACCATAAAATATCAGGGGAATTTATATGCATTGagtggatgaaaatatttgtctTGTACATTTATCTTTGCATTATAAATCTATTTGTAAAAGAAATTCTCACCTGTCTTGCTTCTTCTCTTCCAATACCTGGTCTGTTCGATTGAAGCTTTGTTTCACGATTCATTGTCCTTAATAATCCGAAACGTCCGCTTGGTATATATCCttgaaaagaaaacatgaaactaAAAATGGCAGTGATCGTATATACAGatgatataatatttttcaaatctcCGCAGACAACATAGTAGGGTGGGTCTTCAAATTATTATGGTACTTCGGTGGTGGAGAGGAAAAGTACCCCCGACTTCTCTATGAGCTTACAAGTTGGATGCATGCACCGCCGAAGAACTATTGAAACaagaattttgatgaaatgaaaatatcaaaagaagAAAGATGAGGAACATACCTGAGTATAAGTAGGAGATGATAACTGTCACTAATAACATTATTCCCAAGACAAACCATATTGACCAAATAGTGGGCCTAGACATGATTATCACCACAGAACTCTAAATCAAGTATGTTTAAATAGTTTTATCATCAAGCTGCTTATGAACACTCACTTTATACTGCTCAAACATTTGCCAAAGGGTCAACAGATGGATTCACAGGGAAGCGTCTTCAgctgaataaacaaaaaagtgAGGATCTATATCAATCGAGACGGTTCTAGTTGATCAATGTTTTCATCCCGTATCCCtgcattataattattttctcaTCTCCCTTATCACATTACACGGCCGTTAGGGAAAGAAGGTGGGGGAGGAAGGAGGGGGTTCGATAATCGTTAGAAAAGTATGCCCTCTCGAATATTTGTGCTTTTGCACTTTTACAAGCTGAAATATGAATTGTTTAACTTATAGACCATTTATGACAAATTGCCCCTCTTCTCTTTCGATGAAAGCGGTTTCATTACTTATTTTGTAggtttttaatgaatttaaatattctGTTTCAAACTAGTAGTCTGGGGAAGTATATTATAGGTATGTTAGTCAGGTCATTGTATATGCACAAAGTAGATATTTTATGTTCtgattgtcaaattttctctgataaaaaatcctttaaaaataGACAAGTTCAG containing:
- the LOC121418031 gene encoding carbohydrate sulfotransferase 14-like, translating into MNRETKLQSNRPGIGREEARQNRRKEALISGCKAMMMPPSFRLYNHLNPKQVSTLDHFIVMEELKLFYCCIPHAGCNTLKKIWGLHDGRIHQEHDDGVENRRTPRLLSQYKTEKVKSILQEYSSFIFTRNPYYRLLSAFLTIFEQKGQLSEIDESVKEIRRIFTSKIKQEKRHSAKDDHSNYSVSFPDFVDHVSSSTNRLLGKGEDRWREIYRLCHLCGVDYGFLGKYETFQEDIKIITRRYGLDINVTKVQLDDSPLDIDVMKRYLQEITPSQISKFSKRYVADTSLFGYTIPKSL